A region from the Parasphingopyxis sp. CP4 genome encodes:
- a CDS encoding PadR family transcriptional regulator, protein MTYRNKGGFGGRWPRSWPEALLAMQFGNFASDSGDFGGRSRKRRKKRMFDSGELRLVLLKLIADEPRHGYDLIRAIEEMTAGEYAPSPGIIYPTLNFLEDGALIKPVESDDSRKTFKISKRGKTELKEKAEEVEALMARLEGLGQRETKGDSAAIKRAMGNLFAVLGHRLSAKGIDEDLVREVTDILDEAAQRIERI, encoded by the coding sequence ATGACATATCGAAACAAAGGTGGTTTCGGCGGAAGATGGCCAAGAAGCTGGCCTGAAGCGCTGCTCGCCATGCAATTCGGAAATTTCGCGAGTGATTCCGGCGATTTTGGCGGTCGTAGCCGCAAGCGCCGTAAAAAGCGGATGTTCGACAGCGGTGAACTGCGGCTCGTTCTGCTCAAGCTGATCGCCGATGAACCACGCCATGGATATGATCTGATCCGCGCGATCGAAGAGATGACGGCGGGCGAATATGCGCCAAGCCCCGGCATCATCTATCCGACGCTGAACTTTCTTGAAGATGGTGCGCTGATCAAGCCGGTAGAGAGCGATGACAGCCGCAAGACCTTCAAGATTTCGAAACGCGGCAAGACTGAGCTGAAGGAAAAGGCCGAAGAAGTTGAAGCGTTGATGGCCCGTCTCGAAGGCCTTGGTCAGCGAGAAACGAAGGGCGATAGCGCAGCTATCAAGCGGGCGATGGGCAATCTGTTTGCCGTGCTCGGCCATCGCCTCTCTGCAAAAGGCATCGACGAAGATCTGGTTCGTGAAGTGACCGATATTCTCGACGAAGCTGCACAGCGGATCGAGCGGATCTAA
- a CDS encoding glycosyltransferase family 1 protein → MEVSDLRIALFSGNYNYVRDGANQALNRLVGYLLRQGAAVRVYSPTVEEPDFEATGDLVHVPALALPGRAEYRAPFRLPGNVRRDIAEFSPNLFHIASPEILGHRALSLARRWDIPAVASVHTRFETYPRYYGLTFLEPLVLAILRRFYRRCDAIFAPSESMAQILREQRMSYDVGIWSRGIDRDTFDPKHRDMDWRRDNGIADDDVVVGFVGRLVMEKGLDVFSDAIDQLVKRGVRHRVLVIGEGPARDWFERRLPDGVFVGFQKGPDLGRAVASLDMLFNPSITETFGNVTLEAMAARLPVVAARATGSQSLVDDGVTGRLVRPGAIEAFADALQLYCENADSRQAAGDAGCAASERYGWDQVNQALVDGYLRVVRQHSEGVSGPPRTPLP, encoded by the coding sequence ATGGAAGTTTCCGATCTTCGTATTGCCCTGTTCAGCGGCAATTATAACTATGTCCGCGACGGAGCGAACCAGGCGCTCAATCGCCTGGTCGGCTATCTGTTGCGTCAGGGCGCCGCAGTTCGCGTCTATTCGCCGACTGTCGAGGAGCCGGATTTCGAAGCGACGGGCGATCTCGTCCATGTCCCCGCCCTCGCCCTACCGGGGCGCGCAGAATATCGCGCACCGTTCCGCCTGCCGGGTAATGTACGGCGCGACATTGCCGAGTTCAGCCCCAATCTGTTTCACATTGCGAGCCCTGAAATCCTTGGCCACCGGGCACTGAGCCTGGCGCGACGCTGGGATATACCCGCCGTCGCCTCAGTTCATACGCGGTTCGAAACCTATCCGCGCTACTACGGACTCACCTTTCTCGAGCCCCTCGTCCTTGCGATATTGCGACGTTTCTACCGCCGCTGCGATGCGATTTTCGCGCCGTCGGAATCCATGGCCCAGATCTTGCGCGAACAACGTATGAGCTACGATGTCGGCATCTGGTCCCGCGGGATAGATCGCGACACGTTCGATCCGAAGCATCGTGACATGGACTGGCGACGGGATAACGGCATTGCCGACGATGATGTCGTAGTCGGCTTTGTTGGTCGATTGGTGATGGAAAAAGGCCTTGATGTCTTTTCGGACGCGATCGACCAGCTCGTAAAACGGGGTGTCCGCCACCGCGTATTGGTTATTGGCGAAGGCCCTGCCCGCGATTGGTTTGAACGCAGGCTACCTGACGGCGTGTTTGTTGGTTTCCAGAAAGGTCCCGATCTCGGCCGCGCGGTCGCCTCGCTCGACATGCTGTTCAATCCGAGCATTACCGAGACATTTGGGAATGTGACTCTCGAAGCAATGGCCGCTAGATTGCCTGTTGTCGCCGCGAGAGCGACTGGCAGCCAGAGCCTGGTCGATGATGGCGTAACCGGCCGCCTGGTGCGTCCCGGCGCGATCGAGGCTTTTGCCGACGCCCTGCAACTCTATTGCGAGAACGCAGATTCCCGCCAAGCCGCGGGCGATGCTGGCTGTGCCGCCAGTGAGAGATACGGATGGGACCAGGTCAACCAGGCGCTGGTCGATGGCTATCTGCGTGTGGTTCGCCAGCACTCAGAAGGCGTATCCGGGCCACCGCGCACGCCCTTGCCATAG
- the rpoC gene encoding DNA-directed RNA polymerase subunit beta' — MNELTNFQNPVAKPETFDQIQIGLASPEKIRSWSFGEIKKPETINYRTFKPERDGLFCARIFGPIKDYECLCGKYKRMKYKGIVCEKCGVEVTVSKVRRERMGHIDLAAPVAHIWFLKSLPSRIGLLLDMQLKQLERILYFEQYVVIEPGLTALEKFQLLTEDELLEAQDEYGEDAFSAGIGAEAVKHMLMDLDLEQEKEDLLEDLATTKSTLKPKKIIKRLKVVESFIESGNRPEWMILDIVPVIPPELRPLVPLDGGRFATSDLNDLYRRVINRNNRLKRLMELRAPDIIVRNEKRMLQESVDALFDNGRRGRTITGANKRPLKSLSDMLKGKQGRFRQNLLGKRVDYSGRSVIVTGPELKLHQCGLPKKMALELFKPFIYARLDAKGLSMTLKQAKKWVEKERKEVWDILDEVIREHPVMLNRAPTLHRLGIQAFEPVLIEGKAIQLHPLVCAAFNADFDGDQMAVHVPLSLEAQLEARVLMMSTNNILSPANGKPIIVPSQDMVLGIYYLSMDREGEPGEGSILADITEVHQALEVGAVTLHSKITSRVPQTDEDGKSYMMRVETTPGRMLIAEKLPQSHKVPYETINRLLTKKEIGDVIDTVYRHTGQKDTVLFADGIMALGFRHAFKAGISFGKDDMIIPDAKDPLVEETRALVADYEQQYQDGLITQQEKYNKVIDAWSRCSDQVANAMMEEIKATPKDDDGREAQINSIYMMSHSGARGSPAQMKQLAGMRGLMAKPSGEIIETPILSNFKEGLTVLEYFNSTHGARKGLADTALKTANSGYLTRRLVDVSQDCTIVEEDCKTKNSLEMKAIIQGGSTIATLSERILGRTAAEDIIGGKDGDVIVKAGLMMDEPMALAVEESGVQSVQIRSPLTCESKVGVCGKCYGRDLARGTPVNIGEAVGVIAAQSIGEPGTQLTMRTFHIGGAAQLNEQSNLESPADGKLEYRELNAIVDSKKRTLALSRSGELAIIDAEGREVGVFRVPYGARLLHKDGDTVEQGERIAEWDPSYAPVITEKGGTAKFQDIVDSRTVKEETDEATGITQRVVTEDQAKTKKDDLKPRITLLDGDSGEAGVYRLIPGAVISVEDGQELHEGDIVARLPREAAKTRDITGGLPRVAELFEARVPKDNAVIAKIDGRIEFVRDYKAKRKIAIVPEEGDPVEYLIPKTKIIDVQEGDFVKKGDDLVAGSPDPHDILEVLGIEALAEYLVSEIQEVYRLQGVKINDKHIETIVRQMLQKVEIIDGGDTTLLVGEQLDEAEMNEINAKLTKSKKKAQGKPVLLGITKASLQTRSFISAASFQETTRVLTEAAVQGKIDTLQGLKENVIVGRLIPAGTGAGMNRVRVTASSRDAALRAQQKKVEEAMLAAQEAAAEPAEEEAAAETSES; from the coding sequence ATGAACGAACTGACCAATTTCCAGAACCCGGTGGCCAAACCGGAGACATTCGACCAGATCCAGATCGGTCTTGCGAGCCCCGAAAAGATCCGCAGCTGGTCTTTCGGCGAAATCAAGAAGCCGGAAACGATCAACTATCGCACGTTCAAGCCGGAACGTGACGGCCTGTTCTGTGCGCGTATCTTTGGCCCGATCAAGGATTATGAGTGCCTGTGCGGTAAATATAAGCGCATGAAATATAAGGGCATTGTCTGCGAGAAATGCGGTGTTGAAGTCACCGTATCGAAGGTTCGCCGTGAGCGGATGGGCCATATCGACCTCGCTGCGCCAGTTGCCCATATCTGGTTCCTCAAGTCCCTGCCCTCGCGCATCGGACTGTTGCTCGACATGCAGCTCAAGCAGCTCGAGCGGATCCTGTATTTCGAACAATATGTGGTCATCGAGCCGGGCCTGACGGCGCTGGAGAAGTTCCAGCTGCTGACGGAAGACGAGCTGCTCGAAGCCCAGGACGAATATGGCGAAGACGCCTTCTCCGCCGGCATCGGTGCAGAGGCCGTCAAGCATATGCTGATGGATCTCGATCTTGAGCAGGAAAAGGAAGACCTGCTTGAAGATCTGGCGACCACCAAATCGACGCTGAAACCGAAGAAGATCATCAAGCGCCTCAAGGTGGTTGAGAGCTTCATTGAATCGGGCAACCGCCCCGAATGGATGATCCTCGACATCGTTCCGGTCATTCCGCCGGAACTGCGCCCGCTGGTGCCGCTGGATGGCGGTCGCTTCGCAACGTCGGATCTCAACGATCTGTATCGCCGGGTGATCAACCGGAACAATCGCCTCAAACGCCTGATGGAATTGCGCGCACCGGACATTATCGTCCGGAACGAGAAGCGCATGCTTCAGGAATCGGTTGATGCGCTGTTCGACAATGGCCGTCGCGGTCGTACGATCACGGGTGCCAACAAGCGCCCGCTGAAATCGCTGTCCGACATGCTCAAGGGCAAACAGGGCCGCTTCCGCCAGAACCTGCTTGGCAAGCGCGTCGACTATTCGGGTCGTTCGGTCATCGTGACCGGTCCGGAACTCAAGCTGCACCAGTGCGGCCTGCCGAAGAAGATGGCGCTCGAGCTGTTCAAACCGTTCATCTACGCGCGTCTCGACGCCAAGGGCCTCTCGATGACGCTCAAACAGGCGAAGAAATGGGTCGAGAAAGAGCGTAAGGAAGTCTGGGATATCCTTGATGAGGTTATCCGCGAGCATCCGGTCATGCTGAACCGCGCACCGACGCTTCACCGCCTCGGTATCCAGGCATTTGAGCCGGTTCTGATCGAAGGTAAGGCTATCCAGCTTCACCCGCTGGTCTGCGCCGCATTCAACGCTGACTTTGACGGTGACCAAATGGCCGTACACGTTCCGTTGAGCCTTGAAGCGCAGCTGGAAGCCCGTGTGCTGATGATGTCGACCAACAACATCCTCTCGCCAGCCAATGGCAAGCCGATCATCGTGCCGTCGCAGGATATGGTGCTCGGCATCTATTATCTTTCGATGGATCGCGAAGGCGAGCCGGGCGAAGGATCGATCCTGGCTGACATCACCGAAGTGCATCAGGCTCTCGAAGTCGGCGCTGTGACGCTCCACTCGAAGATTACGAGCCGGGTTCCGCAGACCGATGAAGATGGCAAAAGCTACATGATGCGCGTGGAAACGACGCCGGGTCGCATGCTGATCGCTGAGAAGCTGCCCCAGTCCCACAAGGTGCCTTATGAGACGATCAACCGTCTTCTGACGAAGAAGGAAATCGGTGACGTTATCGATACGGTCTATCGCCACACCGGCCAGAAGGACACGGTCCTGTTTGCCGATGGCATCATGGCGCTTGGCTTCCGCCACGCGTTCAAGGCCGGCATCTCCTTCGGCAAGGATGACATGATCATTCCGGACGCCAAGGATCCGCTGGTTGAAGAAACCCGGGCGCTGGTTGCCGATTATGAGCAGCAGTATCAGGACGGCCTGATCACGCAGCAGGAAAAGTACAACAAGGTGATTGATGCCTGGAGCCGGTGTTCGGACCAGGTTGCAAACGCCATGATGGAGGAAATCAAAGCAACGCCGAAGGACGACGACGGACGCGAAGCACAGATCAACTCGATCTACATGATGTCGCACTCCGGTGCCCGTGGCAGCCCCGCGCAGATGAAGCAGCTCGCTGGTATGCGCGGCCTGATGGCCAAGCCGTCAGGTGAAATCATCGAAACGCCAATCCTTTCGAACTTTAAGGAAGGCCTGACCGTTCTCGAATATTTCAACTCGACTCACGGTGCCCGCAAGGGCCTTGCCGATACGGCACTGAAGACCGCAAACTCGGGCTATCTGACCCGTCGTCTGGTCGATGTGTCGCAGGACTGCACGATCGTTGAGGAAGACTGCAAGACGAAGAACTCACTGGAGATGAAGGCGATCATCCAGGGCGGTTCGACCATTGCAACTCTGTCCGAGCGTATTCTGGGTCGTACCGCAGCCGAAGATATTATCGGCGGCAAGGATGGCGATGTGATCGTCAAAGCTGGCTTGATGATGGACGAACCGATGGCGCTCGCCGTCGAAGAATCCGGTGTCCAGTCGGTGCAGATCCGTTCGCCGCTTACTTGCGAATCCAAGGTTGGCGTGTGTGGCAAATGCTACGGTCGCGATCTTGCTCGCGGAACGCCGGTGAATATCGGTGAAGCGGTTGGCGTTATCGCTGCCCAGTCGATCGGTGAGCCGGGCACACAGCTGACGATGCGGACTTTCCACATCGGCGGCGCTGCTCAGCTCAACGAACAGTCCAATCTTGAATCGCCGGCCGACGGCAAGCTCGAATATCGCGAGCTCAATGCCATCGTCGACAGCAAGAAGCGGACGCTGGCCCTCTCCCGTTCGGGCGAGCTCGCCATTATCGATGCGGAAGGCCGTGAAGTCGGCGTGTTCCGCGTTCCTTATGGCGCGCGCTTGCTCCACAAGGATGGCGACACTGTCGAACAGGGTGAGCGGATCGCAGAATGGGATCCGAGCTACGCACCGGTTATCACCGAAAAAGGCGGTACCGCGAAGTTCCAGGACATTGTCGACTCCCGTACGGTCAAGGAAGAAACTGACGAAGCCACGGGTATTACCCAGCGCGTCGTTACCGAAGACCAGGCGAAGACCAAGAAGGATGATCTCAAGCCGCGCATCACGCTGCTTGACGGTGATAGCGGCGAAGCCGGTGTCTACCGCCTGATCCCCGGCGCGGTTATCTCGGTTGAGGACGGCCAGGAGCTGCATGAAGGTGACATCGTTGCCCGACTGCCGCGTGAAGCTGCCAAGACGCGTGATATTACCGGTGGTCTGCCACGGGTTGCCGAATTGTTCGAAGCCCGTGTGCCGAAGGACAATGCGGTTATTGCCAAGATTGACGGCCGTATCGAATTCGTTCGGGATTATAAGGCGAAACGCAAGATTGCGATCGTTCCCGAGGAAGGTGATCCGGTTGAATATCTGATCCCGAAGACGAAGATTATCGATGTGCAAGAAGGCGACTTTGTTAAGAAGGGCGACGATCTTGTCGCCGGTTCGCCCGATCCGCACGATATTCTCGAAGTTCTCGGCATCGAAGCACTGGCCGAATATCTCGTGTCCGAGATCCAGGAAGTCTATCGACTGCAGGGCGTGAAGATCAACGATAAGCATATCGAGACGATCGTTCGCCAGATGCTGCAGAAGGTGGAAATCATCGATGGTGGCGATACGACTCTGCTCGTCGGCGAACAGCTCGACGAAGCGGAAATGAACGAGATCAATGCCAAGCTTACCAAGAGCAAGAAGAAGGCTCAGGGCAAGCCGGTATTGCTCGGCATTACCAAGGCGTCGCTGCAGACCCGCAGCTTCATCTCGGCCGCGTCGTTCCAGGAAACCACCCGCGTTCTCACCGAAGCCGCGGTTCAGGGCAAGATCGATACGCTGCAAGGCCTGAAAGAGAATGTCATCGTCGGCCGGCTTATCCCGGCTGGTACGGGTGCGGGTATGAACCGCGTCCGGGTGACTGCCTCTTCTCGCGATGCTGCGCTTCGTGCCCAACAGAAGAAGGTGGAAGAAGCGATGCTGGCTGCACAGGAAGCCGCTGCCGAACCGGCAGAGGAAGAAGCGGCCGCAGAGACCAGCGAAAGCTAG
- the rpoB gene encoding DNA-directed RNA polymerase subunit beta, with product MATKAKAADQTRTKRIRKIFGDIHEVIQMPNLIEVQRDSYEQFLRSNPDIDYVSGLEKTLRSVFPIRDFAGTAELDFVHYELEPPKYDTEECRQRGITYAAPMRVTLRLIVFEVDPDTETRSVLDIKEQDVYMGDMPLMTENGTFLINGTERVIVSQMHRSPGVLFDHDRGKTHASGKFLFAARVIPYRGSWLDFEFDAKDIVNVRIDRKRKLPVTALLHALGLTSEEILQHFYETVTYKRAKDGWEIPFIADTWRGQKPTFDIVDAKSGEVVFPAGQKVTPRAANKAEKDGLKNLLIPTEEIFGRYSAFDLINEKTGEIYIEAGDEVSEENLERLDGAKVNDLVLLDIDHVTTGPWIRNTLKADKAEDTDQALADIYRVMRPGEPPTRETADALFEGLFFDGERYDLSGVGRWKLNMRLDLDAAEDLTTLRKDDILAVVKELVDLKDGKGEVDDVDNLANRRVRSVGELLENQYRVGLLRMERAVKERMSSVDVSTVMPNDLINAKPAVAAVREFFGSSQLSQFMDQTNPLSEVTHKRRVSALGPGGLTRERAGFEVRDVHPTHYGRICPIETPEGPNIGLINSLASFSRVNKYGFIETPYRKVENGKVTDEVVYLSAMEEQKHTVAQANADLDTKGGFVEEIVSSRQAGEFLMAPREIITLMDVSPKQLVSVAASLIPFLENDDANRALMGSNMQRQAVPLVKAEAPLVGTGMEATVARDSGAAVVAKRAGIVDQVDATRIVIRASGAVDANESGVDIYTLMKFQRSNQNTCINQRPLVKVGETVEAGDVLADGPSTEYGELALGKNTLVAFMPWNGYNYEDSILISERIVKDDEFTSIHIEEFEVMARDTKLGPEDITRDIPNVGEEALRNLDEAGIVYIGAEVHPGDILAGKITPKGESPMTPEEKLLRAIFGEKASDVRDTSLRLPPGVAGTVVEVRVFNRHGIDKDERALAIEREEIERLRKDADDERAILNRATYGRLKDMLTGQTATAAPKGVTKGTKITAAVLESVEKHDWWQFAVKTDKRQGELEVVKQQYDEAAEKIEAKFEDRREKLERGDELPPGVLKMVKVFVAVKRKLQPGDKMAGRHGNKGVISRILPQEDMPFLEDGTPVDIVLNPLGVPSRMNVGQIFETHLGMAARGLGRQIKGALEDWRHANPDAKAGKAPAAVRDAMQTAYGDPYHDAIKSLDDDKVIEMAGRLTNGVPMGTPVFDGAREGDVSDMLDLAGLDQSGQVVLYDGRTGDQFDRKVTVGYIYMLKLHHLVDDKIHARSIGPYSLVTQQPLGGKAQFGGQRFGEMEVWALQAYGAAYTLQEMLTVKSDDVVGRTKVYEAIVKGDDTFEAGIPESFNVLVKEMRSLGLSVDLKSLSEEGDDEDNLSEAAE from the coding sequence ATGGCGACCAAGGCGAAAGCGGCAGATCAGACCCGCACCAAGCGTATCCGCAAAATTTTCGGCGATATTCACGAAGTCATCCAGATGCCGAACCTTATCGAGGTTCAGCGCGACAGCTACGAACAGTTCCTCCGGTCCAATCCGGACATTGACTATGTTTCGGGCCTGGAAAAGACACTCCGGTCGGTGTTCCCGATCCGCGACTTCGCCGGCACGGCCGAACTGGATTTCGTTCATTACGAACTGGAACCGCCAAAATATGACACCGAAGAGTGTCGCCAGCGAGGCATCACCTATGCCGCGCCGATGCGCGTCACGCTGCGCCTGATCGTTTTCGAAGTCGATCCCGACACCGAAACCCGCTCCGTCCTCGATATCAAGGAGCAGGATGTTTACATGGGCGATATGCCGCTCATGACCGAGAACGGCACCTTCCTGATCAATGGTACCGAGCGCGTTATCGTTTCACAGATGCACCGTTCGCCTGGTGTGCTGTTCGACCATGACCGCGGCAAGACGCACGCATCCGGCAAGTTCCTCTTCGCCGCCCGCGTGATCCCCTATCGCGGTTCCTGGCTCGATTTTGAGTTCGACGCGAAGGACATCGTCAATGTCCGTATCGACCGGAAGCGCAAACTGCCGGTTACCGCATTGCTTCACGCGCTGGGCCTGACCAGCGAAGAGATCCTCCAGCATTTCTACGAGACCGTTACATACAAACGGGCCAAGGATGGCTGGGAAATCCCGTTCATCGCCGATACGTGGCGCGGCCAGAAGCCGACATTCGACATTGTTGATGCGAAATCCGGTGAAGTAGTCTTCCCGGCTGGCCAGAAGGTTACGCCGCGCGCCGCCAACAAGGCGGAAAAGGACGGCCTCAAAAACCTCCTCATCCCGACTGAAGAGATTTTCGGCCGTTATAGCGCGTTCGACTTGATCAACGAGAAAACCGGCGAGATCTACATTGAAGCTGGCGACGAGGTTTCGGAAGAAAATCTCGAAAGACTCGATGGTGCGAAGGTCAATGATCTCGTCCTGCTCGACATCGATCATGTCACGACAGGCCCCTGGATCCGCAACACGCTGAAAGCTGACAAGGCCGAAGATACCGACCAGGCATTGGCCGATATCTATCGCGTCATGCGCCCCGGCGAACCGCCGACGCGTGAAACGGCTGACGCATTGTTCGAAGGCCTGTTCTTCGATGGCGAACGTTATGACCTGTCCGGCGTTGGTCGCTGGAAGCTCAACATGCGCCTCGATCTCGATGCGGCTGAAGACCTGACGACGCTGCGCAAGGATGACATCCTCGCAGTGGTCAAGGAACTGGTCGACCTCAAGGACGGCAAGGGTGAAGTCGATGATGTCGACAATCTCGCCAACCGCCGTGTCCGCTCTGTCGGCGAGCTGCTGGAGAACCAGTATCGCGTCGGCCTTTTGCGGATGGAACGCGCAGTCAAGGAACGGATGAGCTCGGTCGATGTGTCGACGGTGATGCCGAACGACCTGATCAATGCGAAACCGGCCGTGGCCGCGGTTCGCGAATTTTTTGGTTCATCGCAGCTGTCGCAGTTCATGGATCAGACGAACCCGCTCTCCGAAGTCACGCATAAGCGGCGTGTGTCGGCGCTTGGGCCGGGTGGTCTCACGCGTGAGCGCGCCGGCTTTGAAGTCCGCGATGTTCACCCGACCCATTATGGCCGGATCTGCCCGATTGAAACACCCGAAGGCCCGAATATCGGCCTGATCAACTCGCTGGCCTCGTTCAGCCGCGTCAACAAATACGGCTTTATCGAAACGCCGTATCGCAAGGTTGAGAATGGCAAGGTCACCGACGAGGTGGTCTATCTCTCGGCAATGGAAGAGCAGAAGCATACGGTCGCCCAGGCCAATGCTGATCTCGATACCAAGGGTGGTTTTGTCGAGGAAATCGTTTCCTCGCGTCAGGCCGGTGAGTTCCTGATGGCACCGCGCGAAATCATCACGCTGATGGACGTTTCGCCAAAGCAGCTGGTTTCGGTTGCCGCATCGCTGATCCCGTTCCTGGAAAATGATGACGCGAACCGCGCACTCATGGGATCGAATATGCAACGCCAGGCCGTGCCTTTGGTGAAAGCCGAAGCACCGCTGGTGGGTACCGGCATGGAAGCAACTGTGGCCCGCGATTCCGGTGCTGCGGTTGTCGCCAAGCGCGCCGGCATCGTCGACCAGGTTGACGCAACTCGTATCGTGATCCGTGCTTCGGGCGCCGTTGATGCGAATGAAAGCGGCGTCGACATCTACACGCTGATGAAGTTCCAGCGGTCGAACCAGAACACCTGCATCAATCAGCGTCCGCTGGTGAAGGTTGGTGAGACGGTCGAAGCGGGTGACGTCCTGGCTGACGGTCCGTCGACGGAATATGGCGAGCTTGCGCTCGGCAAGAACACGCTCGTCGCGTTCATGCCGTGGAACGGATATAATTATGAGGATTCGATCCTCATCTCCGAACGCATCGTGAAAGACGATGAATTCACCTCGATCCATATCGAGGAATTCGAAGTCATGGCGCGTGACACCAAGCTTGGCCCCGAAGACATTACCCGCGACATTCCGAATGTCGGCGAGGAAGCCCTGCGCAACCTCGATGAAGCGGGCATCGTCTATATCGGTGCTGAAGTGCATCCGGGTGATATCCTGGCGGGCAAGATCACGCCGAAGGGCGAATCCCCGATGACGCCGGAAGAAAAGCTTCTTCGTGCGATCTTCGGTGAGAAGGCTTCGGACGTTCGCGATACATCGCTGCGTCTGCCGCCGGGTGTTGCGGGAACCGTCGTCGAAGTCCGGGTGTTCAACCGCCACGGCATCGACAAGGACGAACGTGCGCTGGCGATTGAACGCGAAGAAATCGAACGCCTCCGCAAGGATGCCGACGATGAACGCGCCATTTTGAACCGTGCCACCTATGGCCGGCTCAAGGACATGCTGACCGGACAGACGGCCACGGCCGCGCCAAAGGGCGTGACCAAGGGCACGAAGATCACGGCGGCCGTTCTCGAAAGTGTTGAAAAGCACGATTGGTGGCAGTTTGCGGTCAAGACCGACAAGCGTCAGGGCGAGCTTGAAGTCGTCAAGCAGCAATATGACGAAGCAGCCGAGAAGATTGAAGCCAAGTTCGAAGATCGGCGTGAGAAGCTGGAACGCGGCGATGAGCTGCCGCCTGGCGTTCTCAAGATGGTCAAAGTCTTTGTCGCGGTGAAGCGCAAGCTGCAGCCGGGTGACAAGATGGCTGGCCGTCACGGCAACAAGGGTGTGATCTCTCGCATCCTGCCGCAGGAAGACATGCCGTTCCTTGAAGATGGTACGCCTGTCGATATCGTTCTGAACCCGCTTGGTGTGCCGTCGCGCATGAATGTCGGACAGATTTTCGAGACCCATCTGGGCATGGCCGCACGCGGCCTTGGGCGTCAGATCAAGGGTGCCCTGGAAGATTGGCGCCATGCCAATCCGGATGCCAAGGCCGGCAAGGCCCCGGCAGCCGTTCGCGATGCAATGCAGACCGCCTATGGTGATCCGTATCATGATGCGATCAAGTCGCTCGATGATGACAAGGTTATCGAAATGGCGGGCCGCCTCACCAATGGTGTTCCGATGGGTACGCCAGTGTTTGACGGTGCGCGCGAAGGCGATGTCTCTGACATGCTCGACCTCGCCGGGCTGGATCAAAGCGGTCAGGTTGTCCTGTATGACGGCCGCACCGGCGACCAGTTCGATCGTAAGGTGACGGTGGGCTATATCTACATGCTCAAGCTGCACCATCTGGTGGACGACAAGATCCACGCGCGCTCGATCGGGCCGTACAGCCTCGTTACCCAGCAGCCGCTGGGCGGTAAGGCACAGTTCGGTGGCCAGCGCTTCGGTGAGATGGAGGTCTGGGCACTCCAGGCCTATGGCGCTGCATATACCTTGCAAGAAATGCTTACGGTCAAGTCGGACGATGTTGTCGGCCGGACCAAGGTCTACGAAGCAATCGTCAAAGGCGACGACACCTTCGAAGCCGGCATTCCGGAGAGCTTCAACGTTCTCGTCAAGGAAATGCGTTCGCTGGGTCTCAGTGTCGATCTCAAATCGCTCTCCGAAGAGGGTGATGACGAGGACAACCTTTCCGAAGCCGCCGAGTAA